One genomic region from Anabaena sp. PCC 7108 encodes:
- a CDS encoding alkaline phosphatase translates to MVVKSSPQFRLTVSLLAGIFTLIMIVAGAIASNSAPAINLTNTKNVILMIGDGMGWEMARAAAVAKGYNYKSGKGEGLSFQSLENYALATTYGTTIAPGNGVFSTSNSALTNSISITGGSPILPGFKFQPKFNPGNKPSGGTENLSADAVGNLVGYDPVRGGINPWTPGNDPEYIKHSYPDSANTATTLYTGVKSYNNAISVDIFEKPLETILKTAADAGKSTGIVTSVPIDHATPGAAAANVNRRNKYDADFPSLDNILQQELRIYQPTVILGGGHPLTGAGSESLPTGVEPPTKFEYITKSTYAELSKNPNRNRYDYTFLERGQDAAAKLAMTASQLDPNQKQRLLGLYGARGQEGNLPVSTANGDYSNTGLSIFSLFSSQGQKPDTVRPLLPGETDKSFIAREINENPTLQDLTKAALEVLSKDKDGFWLMVEGGDIDWSAHDDNLDNLIGTVLDFDKAVQTTIDWIKNNGGWENNLLIVTADHDHYLTLNPNFEQLLKLKGAEALTAESDPEKAGHFWGSNSQFKYGWGNHANRPVPVYYQGKGADVLTNSIGKGFQSYGFDVPGIQGLVDQIHIYQTQRAAIK, encoded by the coding sequence ATGGTAGTTAAATCTAGTCCACAATTTCGATTAACGGTCAGTTTATTGGCTGGAATCTTCACCCTGATCATGATTGTAGCCGGAGCTATTGCTTCTAATTCCGCCCCAGCGATAAATTTAACCAATACCAAGAACGTAATTCTCATGATTGGGGATGGTATGGGTTGGGAAATGGCTCGCGCTGCGGCTGTTGCTAAAGGATATAATTACAAATCTGGGAAAGGAGAAGGACTCAGCTTCCAAAGCCTGGAGAATTACGCCCTAGCTACAACCTATGGTACAACTATTGCTCCTGGTAATGGCGTTTTCAGTACCAGCAACTCTGCATTAACTAACTCTATCTCTATTACAGGTGGTAGTCCGATTTTACCAGGTTTCAAATTCCAACCCAAATTTAACCCAGGAAATAAACCATCTGGTGGTACAGAAAATCTCAGTGCTGATGCTGTTGGTAACTTAGTCGGTTATGATCCTGTGCGTGGGGGGATAAATCCTTGGACACCTGGAAATGACCCTGAATACATCAAGCACAGTTATCCTGATTCAGCCAACACAGCTACTACTCTTTATACCGGAGTTAAAAGCTATAACAACGCTATTTCCGTAGATATATTTGAAAAACCACTAGAAACAATTCTCAAAACTGCGGCTGATGCTGGTAAATCTACAGGGATTGTCACTTCTGTACCGATTGATCATGCTACTCCTGGTGCAGCAGCAGCTAACGTTAATCGTCGCAATAAATATGATGCTGATTTTCCCAGTTTGGACAATATCTTACAGCAGGAACTCCGCATTTATCAACCTACTGTGATTTTAGGTGGTGGTCATCCCCTTACAGGTGCTGGTAGTGAATCTTTACCAACGGGAGTAGAACCACCGACAAAGTTTGAATATATTACGAAATCAACCTACGCAGAATTGAGCAAAAACCCCAATCGCAACCGCTACGATTATACATTTTTAGAAAGGGGTCAAGATGCTGCGGCTAAATTAGCCATGACTGCGAGTCAGTTAGATCCAAATCAGAAACAGCGCTTGTTAGGATTATATGGAGCCAGGGGACAAGAGGGAAATCTCCCTGTGAGTACCGCTAATGGAGACTACAGCAATACAGGATTGAGTATCTTTTCTCTGTTTAGTTCTCAAGGACAAAAACCCGATACAGTTCGTCCGCTGCTTCCTGGAGAAACAGATAAATCATTTATTGCTAGAGAAATTAATGAAAATCCCACTCTCCAGGATTTAACAAAAGCCGCTTTAGAAGTTTTATCTAAAGACAAAGATGGATTTTGGTTAATGGTAGAAGGTGGTGATATTGATTGGTCTGCTCATGATGATAACCTAGATAATTTGATTGGAACAGTTTTAGATTTTGATAAAGCTGTCCAAACTACAATTGACTGGATTAAAAATAACGGTGGTTGGGAAAATAACCTGCTGATTGTCACCGCAGATCATGATCATTACCTAACTTTAAATCCCAATTTCGAGCAACTTTTAAAATTAAAAGGTGCAGAAGCTTTAACGGCTGAATCTGACCCTGAGAAAGCAGGTCATTTTTGGGGTTCTAATTCTCAATTTAAATATGGTTGGGGAAATCATGCAAACCGACCAGTTCCTGTTTACTATCAAGGTAAAGGTGCAGACGTTTTAACTAATTCTATTGGGAAGGGTTTTCAGAGTTATGGTTTTGATGTTCCTGGTATTCAGGGTTTAGTAGACCAAATCCATATTTATCAAACTCAACGTGCAGCAATTAAATGA
- the psb28 gene encoding photosystem II reaction center protein Psb28, whose amino-acid sequence MAKIQFSKGVDEEVIPEVRLTRSRSGDQGTATFIFTNPQILGQGNTEEITGMYMIDEEGEIITREVKGKFVNGRPEALEAVYLMKTPAEWERFMRFMDRYAQENGLGLSKS is encoded by the coding sequence ATGGCAAAAATTCAGTTTTCTAAAGGCGTTGACGAAGAAGTAATTCCAGAGGTACGCTTGACGCGATCGCGCAGTGGTGATCAAGGTACAGCAACATTTATTTTTACCAATCCTCAGATTTTAGGTCAAGGTAATACTGAAGAAATCACGGGGATGTACATGATTGACGAAGAAGGTGAAATAATCACCCGCGAAGTTAAGGGTAAATTTGTCAACGGTAGACCAGAAGCGTTAGAAGCCGTTTACCTGATGAAAACCCCCGCAGAATGGGAGCGATTTATGCGCTTTATGGATCGTTATGCCCAAGAAAACGGTCTAGGATTGAGTAAATCCTAA
- a CDS encoding molybdenum cofactor biosynthesis protein B has translation MNLQPHPDSAKITVTCAVITVSDTRTTETDQSGQLIKQLLLTANHAVGVYAIIKDEPAQIQAQIELLGKTSNVDALIFNGGTGIAPRDTTYDAIEKLLAKTLPGFGELFRFLSYQQIGSRAIASRAVAGIYQNKLIFSLPGSSTAVLLGMEKLILPELVHLVTQLDDTRRQRVV, from the coding sequence ATGAATCTTCAACCACACCCCGATTCAGCGAAAATAACGGTAACTTGTGCTGTTATTACTGTCAGCGATACCCGTACCACGGAAACGGATCAGAGTGGTCAACTAATTAAACAATTACTTTTGACTGCTAATCATGCTGTCGGAGTCTACGCAATTATCAAAGATGAACCAGCACAGATTCAAGCACAGATAGAATTGCTGGGTAAAACTAGCAATGTAGATGCTTTGATTTTCAATGGTGGGACAGGAATTGCACCTAGAGATACCACCTACGACGCTATAGAAAAGCTGTTAGCAAAGACTTTACCGGGATTTGGTGAGTTATTCCGCTTTTTAAGTTATCAACAAATTGGTTCCCGTGCGATCGCATCTCGTGCTGTAGCTGGTATTTATCAAAATAAACTGATCTTCTCTCTTCCTGGTTCCAGTACTGCAGTACTACTCGGAATGGAAAAACTGATCTTACCTGAACTTGTTCATTTAGTCACTCAATTAGATGATACCAGGAGGCAGAGAGTTGTTTAA
- a CDS encoding glutathione S-transferase family protein, which produces MLTLYYSPIHVNPRRVWITLIEKGLEFELVEVKLINEEQFKPEFLAINPFHHIPVLVDEGFKMVESLAILDYLEAKYPTPPMLPKDAKDLAIVRMVQNISVNEILPASQPMLSVMFDLPGGKNAEAIEQAKIKISTGLKFFENLLDDRPYFGSDNLTLADVVAGTIIPWLLKAGISFDEYPKLSAWCDRIVARPSWQSTQATPEMLQTYHNLLIKRMG; this is translated from the coding sequence ATGTTAACACTTTATTACTCACCAATTCATGTAAACCCACGGCGAGTTTGGATTACACTAATAGAAAAAGGATTAGAATTTGAACTCGTAGAAGTTAAACTGATTAATGAAGAACAGTTTAAACCAGAATTTTTAGCGATTAACCCTTTCCATCATATTCCAGTTTTAGTAGATGAGGGTTTTAAGATGGTGGAATCCTTGGCAATTTTGGATTATTTAGAAGCTAAATATCCAACCCCGCCAATGTTACCAAAAGATGCTAAAGATTTAGCGATTGTGCGAATGGTGCAAAATATTAGTGTCAATGAAATATTACCAGCCAGCCAGCCGATGTTGTCAGTAATGTTCGATTTACCAGGAGGAAAAAATGCAGAAGCAATTGAACAAGCGAAGATAAAAATTAGTACAGGATTGAAATTTTTTGAGAATCTGCTTGATGATCGTCCATACTTTGGCAGTGATAACTTAACTTTAGCCGATGTTGTAGCGGGAACTATCATACCTTGGCTGCTGAAAGCGGGTATATCCTTTGATGAATATCCCAAATTGAGTGCTTGGTGCGATCGCATAGTTGCACGTCCATCATGGCAAAGTACCCAAGCGACACCAGAGATGTTGCAAACTTATCACAACTTGTTAATCAAAAGAATGGGTTAA
- a CDS encoding DnaJ C-terminal domain-containing protein, producing MAATDFKDYYAILGISKTATPEEIKQAFRKLARKFHPDVNPGNKQAEASFKEVNEAYEVLSDPDKRKKYDQFGQYWKQAGEGFPSGGAGVDMNGFDFSQYGSFNDFLNELFGAAGPRSGRQSYSYRTSTGRPSGGVGGFNDFGFPDAGVGAAQDTEAVIKLTFAEAFAGVQKRFNLGNETIDVRIPAGAKSGTRLRVRGKGQLNPMTQQRGDLYLKVELQPHSFFQIEGDNLVCEVLITPDEATLGAAIDVPTPDGNVNVKLPAGVRSGQSLRLRGKGWPLAKGGRGDQFVKVAIAPPKDLSPQEREYYEKIRAIRTYNPRSHLAQVKL from the coding sequence ATGGCTGCAACTGACTTTAAGGACTATTACGCAATTTTAGGAATCAGTAAGACTGCCACTCCAGAAGAAATTAAACAAGCTTTCCGTAAACTTGCCCGCAAGTTTCACCCTGATGTCAACCCAGGAAATAAACAAGCAGAGGCAAGCTTCAAAGAGGTTAACGAAGCTTACGAAGTTCTATCAGACCCAGATAAGCGGAAAAAATACGACCAATTCGGGCAATACTGGAAACAGGCTGGTGAAGGTTTCCCCAGTGGCGGTGCTGGGGTTGATATGAATGGTTTTGACTTCAGTCAATATGGCAGTTTTAATGACTTTTTAAATGAATTATTTGGTGCTGCTGGCCCTCGCAGTGGACGACAAAGTTATTCTTATCGCACTTCCACCGGTAGACCTAGTGGTGGTGTGGGCGGTTTTAATGATTTTGGGTTTCCCGATGCTGGTGTAGGTGCTGCCCAAGATACGGAAGCGGTGATTAAGTTAACCTTTGCAGAAGCATTTGCTGGAGTTCAAAAACGTTTTAACTTGGGTAACGAAACTATTGATGTCCGTATTCCCGCTGGTGCTAAATCTGGTACTCGTCTCCGAGTGCGGGGGAAAGGTCAATTAAACCCTATGACTCAACAACGGGGAGATTTATATTTAAAGGTGGAATTACAACCTCATTCTTTTTTCCAAATTGAGGGTGATAATCTAGTTTGTGAAGTGCTAATTACACCAGATGAAGCTACATTAGGTGCGGCTATTGATGTACCTACACCCGATGGTAATGTTAATGTTAAGTTGCCGGCAGGTGTGCGTTCTGGTCAATCTCTGCGCTTACGTGGTAAGGGTTGGCCTCTAGCTAAAGGTGGACGTGGTGATCAGTTTGTCAAAGTAGCGATCGCTCCTCCAAAAGACCTTAGCCCACAGGAGAGGGAGTATTATGAAAAAATCCGCGCTATCCGTACCTACAATCCCCGCAGTCATTTGGCGCAAGTTAAATTATAA
- a CDS encoding AAA family ATPase — protein sequence MDQTSNYSSLLTTHSTLPNLHSELILLIGLPGSGKSTLAKQLLTESPQMQLISTDAIRGQLFGSEATQGAWLLIWREIQRQFQQAIGADRGVIFDATNAKRCDRRKLIIQARNLGFTHITGIWVKTPVWLCLARNQRRIRQVPDEIILRMHRQLRDSPPSIEEGVDKLIFWT from the coding sequence ATGGATCAAACTTCTAATTATTCTTCACTCCTAACTACTCACTCAACACTCCCAAATTTGCACTCAGAACTCATCTTACTGATTGGTCTTCCTGGTAGCGGTAAGTCAACGTTAGCAAAACAATTACTCACAGAAAGCCCCCAGATGCAGCTAATTTCTACAGATGCTATCAGGGGGCAACTCTTTGGTTCAGAAGCGACTCAAGGGGCATGGCTGTTGATTTGGAGAGAAATACAGCGGCAATTTCAACAAGCTATAGGGGCAGATAGAGGGGTAATTTTTGATGCTACCAACGCCAAACGATGCGATCGCCGTAAACTCATTATCCAAGCCCGTAATTTGGGTTTTACTCACATTACTGGAATTTGGGTGAAAACCCCAGTTTGGCTATGTTTAGCACGCAATCAAAGGCGGATTCGCCAGGTTCCCGACGAAATTATTTTGCGAATGCATCGCCAACTCCGGGATTCTCCCCCCAGCATAGAAGAAGGAGTAGACAAGTTAATTTTTTGGACTTAA
- a CDS encoding glucose-1-phosphate adenylyltransferase, which produces MKKVLAIILGGGAGTRLYPLTKLRAKPAVPVAGKYRLIDIPVSNCINSEIFKIYVLTQFNSASLNRHIARAYNFSGFSDGFVEVLAAQQTPENPNWFQGTADAVRQYIWMLQDWDVDEFLILSGDHLYRMDYRLFIQRHRDTNADITLSVIPIDNRRASDFGLMKIDDSGRVIDFSEKPKGDALANMRVDTTVLGLTKEQAELQPYIASMGIYVFKKDVLIKLLKESLERTDFGKEIIPDAAKDHNVQAYLFDDYWEDIGTIEAFYEANLALTRQPLPPFSFYDEKAPIYTRARYLPPSKLLNCQITESMIGDGCILKNCRIQHSVLGVRSRIESGCVIEESLLMGADYYQPSVERQCSLEVGDIPVGIGTDTIIRRAIIDKNASIGHDVKIINKDNVQEAERESQGFYIRSGIVVVLKNAVIQDGTII; this is translated from the coding sequence GTGAAAAAAGTCTTAGCAATCATTCTTGGTGGGGGTGCGGGTACTCGACTTTATCCGCTAACCAAACTCCGTGCTAAACCAGCAGTACCAGTTGCTGGGAAGTACCGCTTAATAGATATCCCTGTTAGCAACTGTATCAATTCAGAAATCTTTAAAATCTACGTTCTCACTCAATTTAACTCTGCTTCTCTGAATCGTCACATTGCCCGTGCTTACAACTTTAGTGGGTTTAGTGATGGTTTTGTGGAAGTGTTAGCCGCACAACAAACCCCAGAAAACCCCAACTGGTTCCAAGGTACGGCTGATGCTGTACGTCAGTATATCTGGATGTTGCAAGATTGGGATGTAGATGAATTTCTGATTCTTTCCGGTGATCATCTGTACCGCATGGATTACCGTCTGTTTATCCAGCGCCACAGAGATACAAATGCTGATATTACCCTTTCTGTCATTCCCATAGACAATCGCCGTGCGTCGGATTTTGGCTTGATGAAAATCGATGACTCTGGTAGGGTGATTGACTTTAGCGAAAAACCCAAAGGTGACGCTTTAGCTAATATGCGGGTTGATACTACTGTTCTAGGGTTAACTAAAGAACAGGCTGAATTACAACCCTACATCGCCTCGATGGGGATTTATGTCTTTAAAAAAGATGTTTTGATCAAGTTGCTGAAAGAGTCTTTAGAACGGACTGATTTTGGTAAAGAAATTATTCCTGATGCAGCTAAAGATCACAACGTTCAAGCCTACTTATTTGATGACTATTGGGAAGACATTGGGACTATCGAAGCTTTTTATGAAGCCAATTTAGCCCTGACTCGACAACCACTACCGCCCTTTAGTTTCTACGACGAAAAAGCGCCAATTTATACTCGCGCTCGGTATTTACCTCCATCGAAACTGCTAAATTGCCAAATCACAGAATCAATGATTGGTGACGGTTGCATTTTGAAAAATTGCCGGATTCAGCATTCAGTTTTGGGAGTGCGATCGCGCATTGAGTCTGGCTGTGTGATTGAAGAATCCCTACTCATGGGTGCAGATTATTACCAACCCTCTGTAGAACGCCAATGTAGCCTAGAAGTAGGTGATATCCCCGTAGGCATTGGTACAGACACGATCATTCGTCGTGCCATTATTGATAAAAATGCCAGCATCGGTCATGATGTGAAAATTATCAATAAAGACAATGTGCAAGAAGCCGAACGAGAAAGTCAAGGCTTCTACATTCGCAGTGGGATTGTCGTTGTACTGAAAAACGCCGTAATTCAGGATGGAACTATCATCTAA
- a CDS encoding glycoside hydrolase family 13 protein, with the protein MQIHTPDWVKHAVFYQIFPDRFAKSQQPHKRLLNNAKWENWDAKPTLQGYKGGDLWGILEQLDYIQSLGINAIYFTPIFQSACNHRYHTHDYYQVDPILGGNEAFKELLDAAHQRNIKIVLDGVFNHASRGIFFFHDILENGPHSPWVDWFKIEGWPLAPYTGDAPANYESWAGIRSLPVFNHDNPDVREYIMEIAEYWLKFGIDGWRLDVPFEIKTPGFWQEFRERVKAINPDAYIVGEVWTDSRQWLDGNQFDGVMNYLFTGPTIAFTAGDRVDLEQVKGRDYKTHPPLFAADYAEKIEDLLKLYPWEIQLTQLNLLASHDTARLITIAGGDIASMELATLLLLTFPGAPSIYYGDEVGLPGGLDPDSRRGFPLTENWNLEILDLHKQLISLRHQYPALRIGKYQILYAQGELYIFARTLETEELIIAVNAGTETATANVDCSSLQTQPHQVLFGNGEIEWNSKNLGLTIPARTGCILG; encoded by the coding sequence ATGCAAATTCACACCCCAGACTGGGTAAAACACGCAGTTTTCTACCAAATCTTCCCCGACAGATTCGCTAAAAGCCAACAACCACATAAACGATTATTAAATAATGCAAAATGGGAAAATTGGGATGCAAAACCCACACTCCAAGGTTATAAAGGTGGAGATTTATGGGGAATTTTAGAACAATTAGACTATATTCAAAGTTTAGGAATTAACGCCATTTACTTTACACCCATCTTTCAATCAGCTTGTAATCACCGCTATCACACCCATGATTACTATCAAGTTGATCCAATATTGGGAGGAAATGAAGCCTTTAAAGAATTGCTAGATGCAGCCCATCAACGCAATATTAAAATAGTTCTCGATGGCGTTTTTAATCATGCGAGTCGGGGTATATTCTTTTTTCACGACATCTTAGAAAATGGACCACATTCACCTTGGGTAGATTGGTTTAAAATCGAAGGTTGGCCGCTTGCACCATATACAGGTGATGCACCTGCTAACTACGAAAGTTGGGCAGGAATTCGCTCTTTACCAGTATTTAACCATGATAACCCAGATGTGCGCGAATACATTATGGAAATTGCCGAATATTGGCTTAAATTCGGTATTGATGGTTGGCGATTAGATGTACCTTTTGAAATCAAAACTCCTGGGTTTTGGCAAGAATTTAGAGAAAGAGTAAAAGCCATAAATCCCGATGCTTATATTGTCGGAGAAGTATGGACAGATTCCCGTCAATGGTTAGATGGAAACCAATTTGATGGGGTAATGAATTATTTATTTACTGGTCCGACTATTGCCTTTACCGCAGGTGATCGTGTAGACTTAGAACAAGTAAAAGGACGGGATTATAAAACCCATCCACCATTATTTGCTGCTGACTACGCCGAAAAAATAGAAGATTTATTAAAACTTTATCCTTGGGAAATTCAGCTAACACAACTTAATTTATTAGCAAGTCATGATACAGCCAGATTAATTACCATTGCAGGTGGTGATATTGCAAGTATGGAATTAGCAACTTTACTGTTATTGACTTTTCCTGGTGCGCCAAGTATATATTATGGTGATGAAGTTGGTTTACCTGGTGGATTAGATCCCGATTCTCGTCGTGGTTTTCCGTTAACAGAAAATTGGAATTTAGAAATTCTTGATCTTCACAAACAATTAATTTCTCTGCGTCATCAATATCCAGCTTTGCGAATTGGTAAATATCAAATTCTTTATGCACAAGGAGAATTATATATCTTTGCCAGAACTTTAGAAACTGAGGAATTAATTATTGCTGTGAATGCGGGTACAGAAACTGCAACAGCTAACGTAGATTGTAGCAGTTTACAAACTCAACCGCATCAAGTTTTATTTGGTAATGGAGAAATTGAGTGGAATAGTAAAAATCTTGGTTTAACTATTCCTGCGCGTACTGGTTGCATTTTGGGTTAA
- a CDS encoding HNH endonuclease, protein MNKTPRIPIPPEVRTYVFQRDKYQCQSCGKISGETHLSIDHIIPLSRGGKNDISNLQTLCLTCNQQKTDKIDNRFHRHFDI, encoded by the coding sequence ATGAATAAAACTCCACGAATCCCCATACCCCCAGAAGTCAGAACCTACGTTTTCCAAAGGGATAAATATCAATGTCAAAGCTGCGGTAAAATCTCTGGAGAAACTCATCTCAGCATTGATCATATTATCCCTTTATCTCGTGGTGGTAAAAACGATATTAGTAATTTACAAACTCTCTGCTTAACTTGTAATCAGCAAAAAACAGATAAAATAGACAATCGTTTCCACCGACATTTCGACATTTAA
- a CDS encoding KGK domain-containing protein, translated as MEDKFKFISCSEDDAISCGAAMFKIQKLKEKIKNLFNKKKLGEDLTNLFKSENLNLNIPAINRQHIGKKGVITGSLDRILYEKWFDEGIPCEILKLRSGGWQKGKVRINLEVSLEFCPDERELEQITEIEEPESPLDDLRRMINDATS; from the coding sequence ATGGAAGATAAGTTTAAGTTTATTAGTTGTAGTGAGGATGATGCAATCTCTTGTGGTGCTGCAATGTTTAAGATCCAGAAATTAAAGGAAAAAATCAAGAACTTATTCAATAAAAAAAAATTAGGAGAGGACTTAACAAACTTGTTCAAAAGTGAAAATTTAAATTTAAATATCCCTGCAATAAATAGACAACATATAGGCAAGAAAGGAGTGATAACTGGCAGTCTGGATAGAATCCTTTATGAAAAATGGTTTGATGAAGGAATACCATGTGAAATACTCAAATTGCGTTCTGGAGGATGGCAAAAAGGAAAAGTCAGAATTAATCTTGAGGTATCTCTAGAATTTTGTCCTGACGAACGAGAACTTGAACAAATAACAGAAATTGAAGAACCAGAATCACCACTTGATGATTTACGACGTATGATAAATGATGCTACATCATAA